The following DNA comes from Carassius carassius chromosome 41, fCarCar2.1, whole genome shotgun sequence.
aaacCTTAAAGGCGATttcctcaatatttagatttttttgcaccctcagattccagaatttcaaatatttgtatctcggtcagggccggattaaccataagggcaactgggcaattgcccaagacccacgagcaaaatactgtatctggtaatctcccgctttatattaaacaaactgtcaacacgggcttttgcgctgcacagagaaacgctgcgctgcctatgactttgaacgtgagttgagagcggttgagagtcagtctcatgcgggatgaccaatgaagagagggcctcaagttaagaccctctcctcattggtcagtctgcatgaggtgtgtcaaatgttacgccgagcgggttacgtcaggcgttgctacaacagataaaaatctgacatggagaagctaattgggagcgcgaagcggaaattaaaaaaggaaaaggacatcagaaacgcagaaaattttaagtatatacctaaaataggtcatttcttcactcctgttaatgttgccgacagttctgttaagtcagcttccgtcaacgacgaggacaactcagctagccaggacttttcttcaagatgccaaatgaaagcaaacatgcactccctaattatttaggattaaaattgtgtgttttgccaggttttgaagtatttatttttatctttctattttagctattggacatgaacttgttagtggccttgatttggaagatgttatacaccagtttgcacagtcaaagtccagaaaaaagccattgtaagatgtgtttgccaaatgaaggcatttcaaattcaaacatgcacttcctcattatttaggactaaaattgtgtgttttaccagattatgtagcatttatttctgtcttgtcttcttcagagaaattgacagatttctaaatgtttatgtagcactacaatgtttaactggttaattgtgctgtgatatgttgttgttctattttaaaacaagttaaaatgagcttaggataaaaatgtttatgagcagataatagtgatactgcattttatttatttattttttccttgaggtgtcagctttattaaaatgctgtatattgttgtggagggataactggcagatttcaaattgtttgtgttggactaataacttgattgccttgttgaattctgaggagacagggtcaccctgtcagggtgatttctgcttaaaatgagctgaggaccaaaatgtttcttgatgtgttgtctgtggtcttctgttatagctctatcaattcaatacatttatattgggaataaatgttgttaaataaacaatggtttgaaagtggttgcttatttattcatttttgtgaaaatggaggatatttccctccctctcaatgtagtgggtcaattttaccagattatacagatgctgatgtgttttgttttcatagcattatatgtgagtgaatgtctttgataggggacatagtagtgcatttgtagttctatgagcatttaaatatttgtaaatcaaaatacacctaatgacagttagaatttgaagtattgagtatatttactgtatattacagtaatatattctgtatatgaccatattatggtgatcccggggtcgtgatgatggggcccttgaatattgttgcccagggtacaacaaagtgttaatctggccctgatCTCGGTTGCAATATTaatctatcctaacaaaccatacatcagtagaaagcttatttattcagctttcagatgatgtattaatctcaattttgaaaaaaggacccttatgactggttttgtggtccagggtcacatatgttccTCACTTGGAAATGATTGAAGGCATGGGAATCTCCAGGAACTGTTCCTTAAGCGGGACGAAGGGCAGGAGTCCTGTGTAGAAAAGACCGAGCAACAGCAGCACTCTGGGCAAACTGAACAAGATTGGGATTTGTGGATTctacaaaacaaacagaaaaacttcAGAAATGGACATTTTGCATACTTTTGGCAATTAATTGTTCAAGTATGTTGTTTACTAATAACCAGCGTATCACCTCTTTGTAACATTTCTTAACGATTTCGTTTCTGGAGTTTCCCCAGACGGTCAGATGCTCCCTGTTGTACTGGACAACCAGCTCGGACACCTGACAGGAAAAAGGAAAAACTCTATTTTGCGTCTGTTGAACTCGTCTCACCAACCTGGTTCATTTTAGCACAGACAGAGGATTCGAGGAAATGAATGGGCCTCACAAACCTTCTTGATGAGAGTGTCATTGTTGACCTTGATGTCGATGTTTACAGGGGTGTTTGGGAAGGATTCAAACACGTCTCTTAGCAGAGGCATGCGTTTATCATCTCCTCCTTCACAGTAGCACTCTGAAACACATCAGGAATAGTTGGACATACATGTCTTAGTGaccattaaatatatacaaaatatatttgaaacataTACAGTGGCTGAAAAAACACGTGTGaaaagatgaactgaaaagttgaGAAAATTAATTTCACTATAGAAGTGCATGCACTTCTGTTCACATGATCAGTGTTAACAATTTACTTTCATTTGATTATAGAGCTCAGAAAcagttttttcttatttaatttacattatggcaacttatttaaaataaaaaatggtttcCAAATACTACAACTTTGTTTTCATGATTCAATTAcactataaaaaaagaaaagaaaataaacaaattaagaaaAATGATTGAATGTAAGACAATACTATTTCAGTATTTCTACATAAAATgtaatgattaattaaatttgttatttCCTTGTTATTATTCATCAAACTTACTAGCAATTTATAAGCAAAGCCATTTTTTTCTTGATTATATCTTAAATTAGATTCGTTGAACATTACCTGGACTGTACACTCACCCCGTGTGAAAGTCACCCCAAGTTTACAAAGGTAAGGTGGAAGATCCTAAgaagacaaacacacaaacacttaggCTACATACAGACGTAAGAGTTTTAGCGCTTCTTCAAATTAGTCAAGGCTTGAAACATATGGACTGCGATTGTGAATACAGGATGTCTGGAGTTTCTCCACTCACAGCGTAAGCCACATCAGAAATGTACGCGTTAATTCCAGTCGACCGCTTCAGGTTTGAATCATGCAACACCACCACCTGCTCATCCTTGGTCAAATGACAGTCCAGCTCCAACATGTCAGTGCCTAGCTGAACAGCACTGAGGAAGAAGAGAATGTACAACAGATGAGTTAAGGAAGCATCTGTCCATAAGTCGTGATCATTATCATCCAGATGCTCGTAAAATGTatgactgatgatgtcacttGCATTAAGAGACACACTTTCAGATGCTTCTGAATTCGTCAAGATCACGCATACAAAGTTAAGCAATCATGTTAGGTTAAGCACATTCACACTCATCAATGCAAATCCAAGCAATAAACAGCGGCCCATTTAGAAACTCACTGCCTGAAGGCTGCCATTGTGTTCTCCAAGTTCTCACCAGCTCCtggagatgaagaaaaaacaataataagaaCCAGgacaaaatgcattttatagCAATGCTTGGTATTTACTTTTGTCAGTCAACTAACTACTTCAGGTGGTGTTTATGTTAAAGACTGTATGTAGCTTCTACAGTATTCTGGGTTCACAGTCCACACTCAATAAAGTCAATGATGAACCCTCTGAACCAACAACGTGAAAGGATTATGAAATATGACCTAAAGAAAATTAAACAGGCTTTTCATTtcataaaagacaaaaatgttcTAAGTGGATGACTTCAGGCTTCAGTCAGCAATCTTATGAATGTAACCCTGTAAGAGACATTCATCGCCTGagtctcaaaacctagtgagcttccTACCTAGTCAGCATTTAGTACATTACAGCTCACAAGGTTTCTATTGGACTACAAGGAGAAACAGTGAGAGAAGCCTCGGGCTGCTGTAGAGCTGATGTAGCGCGTGGTCACTCACCGCCGCGGTGTGAGATGTGTTTGCTCCGGAAGGCTTCTCTCTTTCGCCGGTGCAGCAGAGACGGATACTTGAGCAGTAATGCCGAGGAGAGCACATATCCGGTAACCGTGGATATAACATAAACCGCGACGCTCATTTTTACGTTTACTGTAAAGCCACTTATTTAACTACAACTCATTGAAAAGCGATGTGACAGGCCACTACTGTGTCTTTTCAGAAGTCAACACACCGGCCGGTATCATCAGCACCGCTGGCCATCCGCCGCTGCCGCACTGTAACAGCGCTCAGAAGACAGCCGAGCCAAGCTTTAAACCAAAGAACATACCGTGTCGGTCTGATTAGATCCTCCTTTAAATGTCTCGTCATGCATTTATCGGTAAACCCACCCATGGGCTTGCAGTCCAACGCTACTTGACAGGCCACCCCTCTGCGCAGTTTACATATTGCTCGTGTCAATAATAAAACTACAGTCGCAGGAACGACGCATGCGCGCATGCGCGTTACATGCGTCTGATGACGCGACTGAACGCAAGAGGATGCTCACGGACAAATATTAAATATCTGAATTCCTTCATGTCATATCCATTCcgctttaaacaaattaatttgacAACAAATGGTCAGTGAAATAAggtgattaaagggatagttcatccaaaaatggaaattctgctTATCAGTATGAACTATgccttttaaataaaaacaaaaaatatataaaaatgtttaatcttcttttttttctgtagctttaaatatataaaacaccaAAATTGTCAGAAATTGTTAAACATTTCTAaactaatgcacacacacacaaacacacacacacacacacacacacacacacacacacacacacatatatatatatatatatatatatatataaatatatatatactactgttcaaaagttaggatcagaatgatttttaatatcttttttacagaagtttcttatgctcatcaaggctgcatttatttaatgaaaaaaaaaatctattttaatatacattcaaatttaattcatgtgatgcaaagttgaattttcaggaTCAACATGATCAAcattttggaacctgtgatacttttttcaacattcaatgggtatgtgttaaattgataagaagtgagcaaagatttatattgttaaaaaagatttacaatttgaataaatgctgtttttattcatcaaggaatcctgaaaaaagtattgcagtttcccaaaaaaaaaaaaaaaaaaaaaaaaaaaaacatttggcagcacaactgttgccaacattgataattctaataataaatcagcatattagaatgatttcttaagaatcatgtgacactttatagtAATGTCTgattgaaattcagctttgcatcacagaaataaattacattttaaaggatattaaaatagaaaccattcttttatattgtaataacacttTGCaagattactgtatttttttctgtattttcatcaaataaatgcagccttgatgagcataatagACTTCTTTAAGTCATATTTAACAGTAGTTTACAGTAGATTTGTAACTTTATGTACACAACACACAATTTAAAACATGATAAAAATATCTCCAAAGGgatacattatttttcataagaCATTATGCTTGTTACCGTGAATACAGTAGATTTGTAACTTtattaaatgcacacacacacacacacacacacacgcacgcacgcacgcacgcacgcacacaaatatttttcaaaatatgataaaaatatctCCATAAAGCCTTGTCTGCAGAGAATATATCTGGAGTTCTCTTGCACCACTGGTAGAAAGGTTTTGtgtttacaatttaattttatatatatattatatatatgtaatatatgtcttacaaaacaatatatactgaatgtgtttattgtctttcagaaaacattcagAATGCATTTTGTGTTTAGTAAAGAAGTACAAAGTGGGATGTTGAACAATCTGTATTAAAGttgttattaaatgtatttaagtgtAATTTCTAAACTTGAATAAGAAGACTGCATTGATTTATGTGAAATTATGTGTATATcgatttaaagaaataataaactTATTATTATGGCTAATAATTCAAGCAGTGAATTCTCACGTGGAGAGTTCAAGGAGCTAACATGAACTCATTTCCCCAGCATTCCTGTACAATATGGCGGCGGCCTTCGACATGCAATCATAAAGTTAGCCTGTTATTTATTTGCGACATATGAAGTTAGATCCTCGGCAGACTACtgttataattttataaacaGTTGTTTCTGTTTGATAGATTGCAGAAGATGTTGTTTTTAGCGATGTTATCGTGTTTGCTGACGGCGCAGAGATGTCAGGTAGGAGAGATGTCAGGTAGAGATGTCAGGGATGTCAGAGATGTCAGGTAGGACAATATTGCAATGCATAGCTGATAAGTGAACAGCAGAACGGAGTTAAATTAAAACTGCTAATCATAGATCATCGTTTAACATTACGGCTGTGCTTTAATTGCACATGCACTCATTTTGTACATGCACATGCATATCGTACTTTCTCGGTTATGctgtgtttcaaaacctagtgagcatcCTACCTAGACAGCGTTCTTGGAAAACCCAGGCGCCTCtctatggcgttatttttgtgcctcAATCCTCCTGAGCGAGTaattaacaatcgcaaaaaaaaaaaaaaaaaaaaaatattcgcttgagcaaagaaaaaacgattccgtgctcaataaatgtatttgcttgtttgctattatccatattaacgtgcagtaataaccCGTCTCACacagtttactcaggtgctctctcacaaacttattctctgcACTCCAGTCaagtccccccccccctccctctctctcttaatTCTGTGCGCGCTCAACTCTTAATTCTGTGcgcgctcaactcttgacacacgctcgctcaagAGATTtagtgtgccacaaaatcaaccaatctgAAAAgtaaaggtcaattgtgattggctgttggtctccaatcaaatcactagtagaaccaaagcccgtctggtccgtgtacgttttgatcatttcatttcctatttagaattcaataacgattaaaaaaaaaaaaatgtcaaagctctttacattcgttgcatgtgatttattaacacctagtacatcttaaaatatacagctcatgaaaaataaaagttccagatggacaaacattaaatgataaaccagtgtgaataaactatatcttaaaataaatttggaggtAGGCTGAAAAAGCCAGATTGGGAAGTTTTAAGTAGTTGtacagcttgaagtgtgaagGTTATTCTTGTACACCgatatggcatattcatggcagtacacatgaaattcatgtatatatttttcacttaaactattgtaaacagaaatcctgtcgccccctctagtggacattaagttttaaggccttcattgctcagataactaaagtcactaggattttttgggaagttaagcctgaccagttatacagcaacgagtcagacgagtctgaagatctcagcaaaatttggtgaaacattaaagttctagtcggtgtcaattactcttataataaataataataatgtttaaatatatattggctttctcaagcccaacaaagaatactaagaagagaaacatcattcaatttattatgtaataaaactaatattactaatttatttaataaatttaactatatattaattttcacaataatttattaatgtcacacacacatacccgtgcctttagacttaaaagacgatagtaataaatgttacagacatattatcatggaactgttcagtctattattgattttgatttccccttcacttttatccaaggagacagaactatttgcactgtatttacagtgggacaatattcatacaatactacaacctagaaataatttcaAGGGGTTACTTGCAGGCCTCAGCAgcatgaattatgtgcccagccacatctgtttcaaatattattctaattaacagttAGTGGTggcttcagacattacagtgctgcaCTGGTATCGACTCTTATTCTgccgaaagaatgaaaagacatactgaaggcggagcgattcgaccaatcagatgaaagcagcgtttcagcgccgcccacaagtgcgcatgaaatattgaagccataaactgatTTGTAAACCCCAAACGACAAAATGAGATATCGAGCCAAACATTTTTCCATTTCtcgttatttaattttaaataggaaataatagggctttggttctactagtgatttgattggagaccaacagccaatcacaaattacctttaattttcagattggttgattttgtggcacacttgtaacgctgttgtaagttgagcgagcgtgtgtcaagagttgagcgcgcacagaattaagagagagagagagagagagagagagagagagagagagagggacttgacaggagcgcagagaataagtttgtgagagagcacctgagtaaactgcgtgagatgggttattactgcacgttaatatggataatagcaaacaagcaaatacatttattgagcatggaatagttttttctttgctcaagtGAATTGTTCtttttgcgattgttaatttctgttaataatataatgtaatgtgcttgcaaaatatagttctctgtgctcaaaacgtacaattactcgctcaggattgaggcacaaaaataacgccatacCTCTCCAGTGTTTAAACGCTGTTGTAATAGTAAACCTTCTTTCTAGGCAGCTCTCTAAGTTGTGAGACAGTATTGTTCTATAGCGATTGTCTATCTCATCAATAAATGACGTCGCTTATTGTTTGTTTACATTGTTCCCGACAAGTCAAGTGTGCAAACTTTATTCCCTCGTCTTTACAGGTGCTTTGAATGATGTGTGGGATTTCACTGAGAGCTACCTGCTGACTGTGTGGCAGAACAGGTTATACAGTATGTGTagactgctgctgctgttctCATAGGAGTCTGCTTTACTGTGAACATGCTTTTCAAAAAGGTAATTAAGCATGTTTACTCTTAAAGCCTCTCTgctatttaaagtattttttttttttttttcttggttgctaataaatgataaacacacaACCTACTTATAAGATTGAAATTTCCTTTATAGAAAAATACGGTCAACCCTGTAAGCCCTTGGCTTTATAAATCTGCAAGAAAGCAGGAGCtttcagctgaaacagaaaaagtCATTCATGTTTCTGGGGTCAAAGTGTTCTATGGATCACAGACAGGAACAGGAAAGGTTTGTATACATTGCTGATCAAAAGACTGGAATAATagggatgtttttgaaagaaatgttttGTGCTCACtagttctgcatttatttgattaaaacagaaatatttttacagtttgaaATAACCTTTCTATTTcagtatactttaaaatgtaatttattcctttgatacaaagctgaaagtcttcagtgtcacatgatccttcaaaaatcattctaatatgctgatttgatgctcaagcaacgtttattattatttttatcaatgttgaaaacagctgtgttgctcaatatttttaattgtcatatgctaccattcaaaagtgtggagtaagattaaaaatatatatatttttaaaatgcagtaaggatgcatttaatttataaaaagtgttaaaaatgttaaatggttaaatggatttctatttcaaataaatgcttttctgttaaactttctatacatcaaagaatcctgaaaaaaatgtataatgtttaaaaatgttaaattatttcaaaaccataaaaatTGTAGTTCGTAATTTTTGACcttcaatttaattattaaaatatatatatttaattaattagcgTAAATTACATGCAACTGTGTGATGTGGTTGTAAACTAGTATTTTCAACTCTGCCTAGGGTTTTGTAAAAGAGCTTGCTGGAGACGTCAGTGCTCAGGGGATCCAGTGTGAGGTTATAGATATGAAAGAGTACGACCCCGAGGACAGACTGGCTGAGGAGGTGACCGTAGCATGTGCTTCACTGGCCCCATACAGGCTGATTTTAACTTCTTCAGAATTTTTGGATTTTGGATGGATTAAGCTTCAGGATCTGTCATGCTTGCATGAgtatttcactttttttagtATTATGAATATAACATGAATAACTATGAGCTTCATATCTTTCAATTACCACTTTGTCTGATAACATTTACAGGCTAAAATGCATGTCTAGGctgttttaattgaaaataatttcACTGAAATAAGGGTGGCCCTTTTTTTGGACTTTTGAAATCTTCCGCTCTCACCTGCCCAGTCAGCTCCCCTTCATGAGAAATGGAAACAAACCAAATTTCTCTCAGATTGGACTATGTTTGGGGTGTGCTCAACAAAATTTGGTCTTAATGACCATAAAAGCATTGTACAAGACCATTAGTAGGACCGTCAGGCTCTTGGCAATATCCTCAGCTGCGATGTAGGTTGCATTGTTTGCTCAAGTAACATGAGCTTCATGTAGGAAGTCCTGATGGAGATCAAGCTGAGATCAAGTTGCTCAAATCCTTCATTCCAATGCTTTGTAGGTGTATGTGCACTCTCTTCTCTTGCTCCTGTCTCCATTGCAGCTACcagtttctttttttcctccacTGTGAAATCTGGATCAAACAGGGCCAGTGCAACCAATTCCTCAGTGAAATACCAGAGTCGTTCTGTCATTTGAAGCAGTCATTGACTTTTTTTGGGTGCAGCGAGTGAGGCGGAAGCAGAACCAAGACTTTACATGGTCCTTCACCCCAAAGACACATAGTTCCTTCATTCCTTTTAGCTCGTGTGAGCGGGAAGATGTCTCAAGGCGAAAATCTTCAGGGCATAAATCAGTGAAGCTGGACTGGTTGATGGACCCATGGTTATGGGAAAGACTTCCTCCAACATGATCTCATGAATATGGTGGCGGCAAGCCAAGTGCAGTAGATCTTTTCCCAGTATCCACTCAAACAACTGCAAGCTCCATTCTTCCTGCCTGGATTGCTTGAGGTTGTGTCGAAGCAAATAGACCGAATCCAGTTCTCCAAATCGCAGTGTTTCACTGCTTCATGGAGTGCTTCTGCCATTGCTTGTCCAGTTCCAGCTGGCAACTTGAGGATGCACAGCAACTGTTCAACGCCACTTCCTGATACAATGATGGAGAGTCTGTCCACTTTCTCATCTCCTTTCCATCAGTTTTCCATTCCAGTGAAGCGTTAGGGGTTTTCCACAAGAGAACCCTGACGTGAGCTCCGCAAAGCGATTCTTACGGTACCGATGACGAGCTCGCTGAACAGAAAAGCGATTGATATTGAACTCATCAACCCGCTGACCAGAAGCATGGAGCACAGCAGACAGCGTATGTACTGTGTAAccatcattttaattttggtttgATCTAGTGCTGAAAGGATGTCCAGACTGAGAATGTTCTTCTTTCCCCTCGTACAGTTCCTCATCTTGCCGCTGCAGCAGCTCCTTTCCCCTCTCTTTCTCCGGCAGAGGAACTAGAAGCAGAGGCCTCCAGCATGACATTATTCTCAATCCACTTCATCATCATCTGTTCTTGCTTTGCTTTCATCTCTTTCTGCTTGGCCAGCTTTACATTTGCTCCCACCATGCTTTCCAATTTTCCCTTTTCACACTGTGCCTCCAAAAATGCCCTATCTTCAGTGATCTTAATCATCTTCAGTGCGTCTTGGTGAGCAATGTCAAAAAGATCATTCAAGGTCTTCCTGAATTCTTCTTCATTCTGCAGTTGTTTCGCTCCTTCGCCCTTTGTTCTTCTTCATGGCCTCTTATTTTCTTACAAGGTCTTTGAGCTTCTTCACCGCATGCTGAAAAAGACTTATGGGAATGCAGGCCTTTTCCCAAAAGTCTTGGACATCCTTCATGGTCTGCACTGCTGCTTCATGCTTCATGCCATTCAGTGCAGACATACTTGAAGAACATCACCAATGGACAGAAGCTTACAACCTGTTAAAGATTCTTCCTTGCTTCCAAGCAAGTATGCTTCATCCTGGTTATGCAAAGTGGCCATCTGATATCAGAAACAGTCAGAAAAGTTTATCAGTAAACAAAACCTTCACTAATATCACCTCTCAGATCTCAAAGTACCTGTTGATAAAAAATAGTCATTCTCAGAGCATAAATGACAAATTATCTGAATGGGATTTTGCATTCATTGCATATTTCTAGTGGAGCAACAAATGAGGAAGTGAGAAGTTTAACCAAGCCCAACAGTAATAAGAGCAAAGTAACATAATTAAACTATTTTGTTTCCTTAAACAACTTCTGTAGCACCAGACAAAGGCAGAATGCAAAACTACATTAACCCTAAACTGAGAAAAAATGctcaattagattttttaaatatctaatacgtttaatatttcaaaaatctcataaattttttatttttagtttatttttatttatttttttattgcaattttttctaaaaatggTTTTAGGTTACGATAACAACCCTGCTTATAGCATGGTTTATTTTAGATGTTTgctctgttttaaatattaagaacAGTAATAACAGAAATGGTCTAGAAATGTTCAGATTATCTATTACCCCAAGTTACATtgtcaaattatatattttatagttttgatataaaattaaataatacattttatataaagtcagaagttagttttttcttttgattttagagAAATAAGACCCAGACATTTAGTAGACAGCTGCTTCCATGAGTACCATGTTAAATATTTCTTAATGCTCTGATATAATTTTTCTCTAGTGCACAATCAAGATGATCTGTGTGTTCCTGGTGGCCACATACACAGATGGGAAGCCCACTGAGAGCGCCGAATGGTTCTGTAAATGGCTTGAGGAAGCCTCCATGGACTTCCGATATGGGAAAACCTACCTGAAGGGAATGAGATACGCCGTCTTTGGGCTGGGGAACTCTGTTTATGTTGGCCATTATAACACTGTGAGACACACCTGCTTTTTTCTCTCCATTTTTGATGGGACTGTGTTGCATCTTACACTAAATATATCTTCTGTATTCAGGTCAGTAAGAATATAGATAAGTGGTTGTGGATGCTGAGTGCCGCACGGATTATGACCAGAGGAGAAGGCGACTGCAACGTTGTGAAGAGCCGACATGGCAGCGTGCAGGCCGACTTCCAGGCCTGGAAAATTAAGTTCCTGAGCCGGTTCCAGGCCCTGGCCAACGGTGAGAAGAAAGCCTGCTCTGGCAAGTGCAAGAACGGCAGCTGCAAGAATAAGAAGAAACATAAGGAGGAGGACAGCCACTCGCTCACTGAGAAGAACAACTCTGAGGCAAGCCAGCCGTCCTCTGTGTTATCACTTTGAACACATGTAGTCATGGTAACTGCTCTCGCACTGCACATCCCTAGAGCAGATTGTTCCCCTGCAGTCTGTGCTGCACTCATGTAAATGGGATCTGAACAGCAGGGCTAACATTACTGACTTCGGATGAAATTTAATTCTCTTAGATGTCCCTCTCATATTCTTTACTCAGACTCAAAGCCCCTTTGAGTCATATAAATGATTGCATTCAATAagacacatgaaatcaaaactgacccaTTTTTCCCCTTTTGGACACAACAAACCAATCTGGCTCTGGATTACATTCcacagtgaaagtgacgtgaggTAACAGCACAgagcatggtgacccatactcagaattcgtgctctgcatttaacccatccaaagtgcacacacacagagcagtgaacacacacc
Coding sequences within:
- the LOC132122857 gene encoding lysophospholipase D GDPD1-like codes for the protein MSVAVYVISTVTGYVLSSALLLKYPSLLHRRKREAFRSKHISHRGGAGENLENTMAAFRHAVQLGTDMLELDCHLTKDEQVVVLHDSNLKRSTGINAYISDVAYADLPPYLCKLGVTFTRECYCEGGDDKRMPLLRDVFESFPNTPVNIDIKVNNDTLIKKVSELVVQYNREHLTVWGNSRNEIVKKCYKENPQIPILFSLPRVLLLLGLFYTGLLPFVPLKEQFLEIPMPSIISKLKDPERHKRSQRFITWLADTLLMRKALFDHLTSRGIQVYVWVLNDEEDFKRAFDLGASGIMTDFPTKLKEFMEKNNYTK